The Primulina tabacum isolate GXHZ01 chromosome 10, ASM2559414v2, whole genome shotgun sequence region GGAGATGATCAGCATATTTGAATTGAAATGGGGATAAGATTCGTACTGATGGTAAACAAGCAAGGACAGACCCGTCTAGCTCAGTATTACGAATACCTAACCCTCGAGGAACGACGCGCTCTCGAAGGTGAAATCGTACGCAAATGTCTCGTCCGCACAGAGCAACAGGTCTCTGCTTTTCTGTATTTTGCTACGATTTCGCGTTTGTTTCGATATGATGTTCGTTGAAAAGATGAAAAGAGAGTATTTTTTAGTCGCTTCCGTCGACTGGGTCGAATTTAGCCCAAGAAGATGAAAAAAATGCacatgatttgattgattgcaCTTGCTCCTTGATCTTCCATCTCCTTGTTTTAGTCTCTTATGGATTCTTGTCGATCAATTTTGTCCTTTTCATGTGGATTTTACTCTGCTATCTAATTTGGTGAGTAGCTGCATGAAGTTGACTTTGAAACTTCCTGGCGGTTTGGATTCTGATGGAGGAAAAACAATATATGGCTATTTCGATAGCATAGTGCCATACTAGCAGATGTTAtggttattttaatttattcgaTTCTCATTGTTTCTTTGGAACCTAGGTTGTGGACTTGGTGCAATTTTTAATCACAACTATGTGTTCATGTTGAAAAGTTCTGATTGTACATTGTGAAATAGTTTCTAAGTACAGTGAATAGGATGTGCTGAAAGCCACTTTCTCCGGTCACTGAAAATGTACTTTGAAAGCTCAAATCACTTACTTTATTACATGATAGGGGCTTTTAGTCTTTTTTTTGCTGATATAGTTCTATTTTTCCATCTTCATTTTCATGTTCACTTCGCTGCTAAGCTACTACTTGTTAAGTTGAATGATAAAGATGTGTATCTTTAGGTTAGGGGTATCTCTCTGGCCAAATGTAAGGTGCTTAAGTTTTTGGTAATCGTGCTTGTAATAAAATTTGTCTGCGTTGTCTTGAAATCTCAAATAACCTGCCTTATTACAGGATAGTGACTTTGAGTTGTTTTGgcatctatttttatttttccatcTTCTTTTCCATGTTCACTTTCCTACTAGGCTAATTCTTGTTAAATTGAGCGACAGAAAATATGTATCTTTAGGTTTAGGGTATTCCTCTTGCCATATGTAAGTTGCTCAAGCTTTTGGTAATATTGCTCGTGGTTTATTATATATtctaaacttttatttttgctATTTCTTGAACAGTGTGCCTTTGTTAAGCATCGAAACTACGAAATTGTGTATAGGCGATATGCATCACTATTTTTCCTGGTTGGTGTAGACAATGAGGAAGTAAGTTTTACAGTTCTAGAGTTATTGATCTTCCTTTGTGCATTATATTCTACACCTTCCTATTGTTGTTTCTTCCATAGTCTGTTTGACTTGTGAATTTTAGGTCAATAAAATATTCAATAGTAACAGTAATAATGGTAacaggtccatgaaaattgaaGGATAACCGCAAAATTGTTTCCTTTTGGAATGCTTAATATTATTGAGTGGCTGTGTTGATGATATCTCCTCTTACAGTTCTGTTATTTTGGATTAAATGTGAAATGGCTTGTCTTTTGCAATTAATGAATGAGTATTATAGAGTGGCTGTGTTGGGTATGTCCTCGGCAAACAGCTTTCTAATTTGGAATCTAAAATAATCCACTATGGCCCATTCACTAGACTTGCAGTGTTGCCACTCCACAAGATGAGCATTAGATGATGGGGCGTCGATACTAAGCTTCAAAGTGTGATAATTCAAATTAACTTGATCCTCTTTGGGTCACCACATTTTTGTGGCTACATGAGTTCTTTTCACTGACTTGAAAATTTGGTCAAGACTATGATACACAACAAATTTATTGTAGTATTCACAGTCATCAATATGTGCATCTCAAAATTTGATAGATTGAACTAAATAGCACCAGCAGTTGACAGATTTGTGTACCGTGGTGTGTACTTATTTCATTATGAATTGTTACTGCCTACATTGTCCATATATTGGCATAACCTATTGTTTGTCGATGATCACACGTATTTGTCGTGGGTTTTTCTGGTGAAAGACAAATTTGAAACTTCCAACTTTTCAAACAATTCCACACCATGATTTAGACTTAATTCTCTACAGCCCGTGATTGAGGTTACCTGCTAATCCCAAGGGACTATTCGCCAAAGCTCATGTGTTGATACTCCCCAACAGAATAGTACTATGTCCGAACGAAAAAACCGTCATCTCTTGGAAGTTACACGATCCTTGTTCGCAAAAAATGTCCCTAAACGCTATTGGGGGATGCCATTTTCATAGCCACATATCTCGTCAATAAAATACCCTCGCGAGTCCTAAATTTCCAGACATCTATCCAGACTTTCCTTAAATGTTTCCCCAACTCACACCTAGTTCATGATATCCCCGGCAAAGTGTTAGGACGTTCTGCATTTGTTCACATTCATTCCCATAACCGCAACAAACTCGAACCACATGGTGTCAAATGCATAGGTATTCCCCAAACCAAAAAGGTTGCAAATGTTACTGTCCCACTTTTAAGAAGCTGTACACATCTATGGATGTCACTTCGTAAATGATCCCTTCTATCCTAATTCTATGCTTCAGAGGGAGAAGTCAAATGCAGAACCGAATAATTGAGATCCCATCACCCAATATCTTGAGTTAGCCATACTCCATATTGAACCAGAAACATTGCCTACTCCTGTGACCAGCAACCCCTCAACCTCTAATGAACAAATATCATCCAACCGCTTCAGGTATACTCTAGAAGGAAACATTATCATCAAAAGAGTCAAGATCCAATACAAACTCAACCAGCTCAAGATTCTTCCACGACACCAGATTAAGGTAACCTTGAAAAAAACATTCATATATTGGAAAATGATTTGGACGATAGAGCCATTGCTTTAAGAAAAAAAAGTGAGAACATGCACACAACACCCCATTGGAAATTTTGTCTCACTTGAACGGTTTTCACCTAACTTATATGCAtttctctcaaactttgatCAGGTACAGGTTCCATCGAGTATCAATGAAGCCCTCAATGAACCAAAATGGAAAGCCGTTGTATTTGATGATATCAAGGCACTTGAAAAGAACAAAACATGGCATATTGCAAATTCAGCCAAAACTCAGCCAGCTCTAGATTCTTCCACGACACTAGATTCAAGTAACCTTGAAAAAAACATTCATATATTGGAAAATGATTTGGACGATAGACTCATTGCTTTAAGAAAATGAGTGAGAACATGCACACAACAACCTGTTGGGAATTTTCTCTCACTTGAACGGTTTTCTCCTAACTATCGTGCATTTCTCTCAAATCTAGATCAGGTATAGGTTTCACCCACTATCGATGAAGCCATCCATGAATCATCAAAATGGAAAGCtgttgtatttgatgagatCAAGGCACTTGAAAAGAACAAAACATGGAAGATTGTAGATCACCCACTAGGAAAGAAAACAGTTTGTTGTAAATGGATTTTCACTGTTAAACACTTGTCTGATAGAAGCTTAGATCGGTTCAAAGCACGACTTGTAGCCGAAGGGTACACAATATCTCATGGTATTGACTATCAGGAAATATTTGCTCATGTAGCCAGACTCAACACCGTCAGAGCCTCTTGATGTGAAAAATGCATTTCTTAATGGAGATCTCGAAGAAGAGGTGTACATGGAAATTACTCCTGGTTTTGCGTCAGCTGCTACAAAGAATAAGGTATGCAAATCACAAAACTCGTATGGCTTCAAATAATCAACTAGGGCATACCCAATGTCAAGGTGACCACGCGTTATTTGTTAAGAATTTGGAGGGAGACAAGATTACAGTACTCATTGTCTATGTACACATGGAATCACAAAGAAGAAATGGCCCTTGTAAAATTAAACATTTCGatggaatttgaaatgaaagaccTCTGTTATCTTAGGTACTTTCTCCCCGGTGGCCAAGGGAAGATATCAATCGGGAAACTAATATATCTATCACACACATGACCAGATATCGGATTTGTTGTGAGCGTCAGTAGCCAATTCATGATAATCCAAGTGAAGAACAAATGAGTGTTGCCTACCGAGTACTAAGAAATCTAAAAAACACTCCTGGACAACGACTACTGTTTAGAAAGACTTCAATAAGAGCAGTCAAAAGTCTATAACAATGCTAATTGGGCAGGGTCTCCCATAGATAGATGTTCCACATCTGGATATTGTTCATATGTATGGGGAAATTTGGTGACAGCAAAGCAAGAAACAAACAGTAGTTGCTCGTAGTAGTGCAAAAGCTGAATTCCGATCGTTAACGTGTGGGATTTGTGAAGGAACGTGGCTAAAGAGACTACTGAATAAACTAAAGATAGAAGAAAATTTCCCTGTGGAGCTTATGTGTGATAATCAAGCAGCTATCAGCATATCCAAGAATCTAGTCCATCATTATTGAACCATGCGCATTGAAGTGGATCGACATTTTATCTgtgaaaaaattgaaaaaataatccCTAACTCAATTGCAAGTGGTAGATATTCTAAAAAAAGTACTTCATAGACCAAGTTTTCAAGAGTTGTGTTTCAGGCTGGGCATGATGAATTTATATGACCCATATCTAAAGGGAGCGTAAAATAATGGATTATTATCAGATTATCATGattgatatgatattgaagTGGATTGACATTTCATTAGTGAAAAGATTGAAAAGTGATAGTTTTGCCGAATTATATCCCTACTCAATTACAAGTGACTGATATTCTAACAAAAGTACCTCTTAGAGCAAGTTATCAAGAGTTGTGTTTCAAACTGTGCATGATGAATATATAAGACCCAACTTGAGGGAGTGTAAAATAATTGATTATTATATGCATTATCTTTATATTTGAATTCTTAGGAATATAATAAGTAGTATCTAGTTATCCCTTAGATTCAGTAATTTAGTTAACATACGAGTCCATAAAGTTCAATGTATCTAACCTTTAATTTCTATTAATTCTAATGAAGCGTTCATCTTCAAGCTAGACATGATGAATCTATATGACCCAACTTGAGGGGATTGTAGAATAATAGATTATTATCAGATTATTAATCTTTTTCTGCTACTCTCTTGTAAACTACACTTATTATTCACGAATGACGTATTAGGGTTCAGTTGATTGTGAAATATGTCTGTTGACAAGCATGATTATGTTAATCAAATTATCTCTTGTTTCCCcagagtttcataccaaaataGCATTCTTGCTCTTCACCCGTGTTAAAAAGTTGAAGATTCACGATTTGCTTGGTGGCCCTGTTTGCAGAATGAGCTTGCGATTCTGGAGTTCATACACCTCCTAGTTGAAACTATGGATCGACATTTTGGTAATGTGGTAAGTTTCtttttatatcataaaattaaagtttgaaatgatGTTTCGCCATCTCCGCCTTTAAAAGATCATTGAGCATCTGAGTTGTAAATTTGCAGTGTGAGCTGGACATCATGTTTCATTTGGAGAAAGCACACTTCATGCTGGAAGAAATGGTGATGAACGGTTGTATTGTTGAGACAAGCAAGGCCAATATTCTGTCTCCAATACAGCTAATGGACAAAGTAGCATAGGCTGGTGAGTCTTTTGCGCTCAAAATATTGCAACATTTGGTACCATGTTAGCCGTTAGGTTTTGGATTCCTTTATAATGTAATTCTCGTGTAATTACTTCTCTGTCTGCAAAAATTGATTGAATTCTTATTTCAAAGGAGCTGAATTCTGAGTTCTTGTTTATGCAATACGGTATGATTGGATGATCATATCATGAAGAATAAAGAATGATGCTCGGCTTATCGAATCACATCTGATAACAATCGATGCAAGTCCAACAGCCCAGGCTTTTAGCTCGAACTAACCGGGGtataaaaaatgacaaaaacttatgtgagatggtctcacgaatcgtatttcgtgagacaaatatattatttgggtcatccatgaaaaaatattactttttatgctaagagtattactttttattgtgaatatcgatagtgttgatccgtctcacagataaagattcgtgagatcgtctcacaagagacctactcataaaaAATATCCTGATTAGTCTCCCGGATTGGTTAGTcagaattttaaaagttcatattCTCTTTTAAACATTTATATCCTCCTCaattctcaaaataataaaagctATAGAAAAGAACCACCAAATTGTATAAATACTACCTCAAGTTGAGTAACTACATCGTgtctcccaaaaaaaaaaaaaaaaaaaagaactatACCGTGAACAATTCCACCGTAAGGTCCAAAACCTAATCCACGTGACGACCTTTTTATATTCAAATTCAGATTATGATCTTGACAACTTCTTTATATCCAGGAAAATACAAATTCGGAAACAAAACtgaaacttacttgaattcgaAAACTATGATTAAAAAGCTTACTCATCGACAACAGTAGTGATAAAGACAAAGTCGTAACCAAACATATTTCAATAATGATGCACGAATTGGACATGCCTATCTTGGGACCAAATATGCGTTACTGACTTAATCTTGTTCAAACTAACACAATTAAAAACCCTTCATCGCCCTTCATCCATGGTAATTGTCAGTTCATTATTGGAGATTGTCTCTGGTTTTGAAGACGAAGAGGAAGACGCAACGGATAGACGTCTCCTCACTACAAAAGCCGGTTGAGTCGGGGGTGGAAGAGGAGATGTTTCACTGTCAAGCATTACAACAACATTTGACATGGTGGGACGATCACCGGGATCTTCTTGGACACACAACAACCCGATATTTATGCACTTCATCACTTGAGATGCATCGCATGTTTCCACCAGTGTAGGATCTGTCAAATCTAGGGCCTTGTTTTCTGTCCACAGTATCCATGCCTGTTAATGCAACTAACAGAATGAAATACACAGAAGAATCTCTTAAGTTTATATGCACTCCGAAGTTGCTGGTGTAACCATGTGGGATCACAATAAAACATTTTAGAATTTGAATGAGTGATGGAACTCACATATCTTAAGAGATTTAACACATGTTCCGGATTGTAAAATCCGGTGTTCTTCTTCCCACTGACTATTTCAAGCAACACAACTCCAAAACTGAATACATCAGACTTGGTTGAGAATTTCCCTTCCAAGGCATATTCAGGCGACATATAGCCCCTGCTCGAAGAAACACGAGCAATTTAATTTTGGGATAATCGTTTATGTCAACTTGGAATGGTATGTGTTTCAGAATGTGTAAGAAAACTTACAGTGTCCCGATGACATTCTTGGTGCTTGCCTCGGCTCTGCCTTCAACAATCCTCGCCAATCCAAAGTCTGATATCTTGGGGTTCATGTTTTCATCTAACAAAATGTTGCTTGTCTTCAAATCTCTATGAATAACCCTCAACCTCGAATCTTGATGAAGATAAAGAAGCCCTCGAGCTATCCCTAAGATAATGTCGAATCTCTTCTTCCAGTCAAGCAACAATCTGTTTTCTTGATCTgacaaaacaaattaataacCCGAGAAATATTTTGATGCTAATATTCAAGATAATGATTGCTAAAGTCCTACTAAATAAATGTCCTACCAAATATGAAGGCATCTAAGCTTCTATTGGGCATGTATTCATATAGTAAGAGTTTTTCGTGTTTGTTGAGGCTGTATCCTAGAAGTCTCACAAGGTTTCGATGCTGAAGCTTGGAGATTAAGACAACTTCATTCTGGAATTCCTTGATGCCTTGACCAGAGCAACTGGACAGCCTCTTCACTGCAATTTCTTGTCCTCCGGGAAACTTTCCCTGCAAAAATTTAGAACAGTAACAACCGTCGATGCATAAGAAAGAATAACCTTCTTTTCTTTCGAAATAAGTACTATGAGTAGCAGCGACGTGCTCACCTTATAGACCGGGCCAAATCCACCTCGCCCGAGTTTATTTGCTTCAGAGAATTTATCAGTAGAAGATGAAACAATATCCAAACTATAGAAAGGTACATCAATGGCCTTCGTGCTGTCCTTTTCGATATTCATCAAGTCATCCACCGGTCCTTCATATTCATGTGAGAAGATCACCGGCTCCTTTTCAATGTTCCCTTCATTGTGATTTGTGCATAGAAATTGAAgtgttttataaaaaaatagatGGTAACTAGAGATCAAAATGAGATACTTGCATTCTTTTCTTCTAAGAGATTTTGAGCTTCAAGGTGTATTTAGTCCAACATTCCCTGTTCGAATTATGGGAGAAATCAAGAAAGGTATTATTAGCCAAAATTGTAACGCTTACCTTCTCCTTTGAACAACCTTGTTCGGCGTACGATATTGAGGCAGCATAAAATAAGTACAATCCCAGCTACAGAAACGACGGAAACAATTACATATTTCATGTGTTTCTTGTTTTCAGGTCCTCCCTCAATGTTTGTTGATGCTGAAGAATTGCAAAATCAGTAGTCAGAAAATTTTATTGAAGTAATAATCCAACAACATAATACTGATCCGAGTACACCTACCATTGATACAACTTACGCTAGGTTCTTCCCATTTATAGCCTCGGTTGCAATAGCATCTTTTCTGTCCATCACCCTTGTCCTGGCAATATGAATTAGGCCAATCTTTACAATCTCCCGAATAATTGCACATTGGCTCCATCGGGATTCTCCAGCTTATTTCTATCTGATTTCCAACTTGAACATTCCGAATGGCGTTACCAGGTTCTATGTAGCATGGGTTAGTTACAGTGAATGGTGATGATTGGTCAAGCTTCAAATTTTGGATTGATATGTTTCCTGTTTTACATCCAATATCACCTTCAGAGTTGTATTGAATAACAAAACTATTTGTTGCTTTATGAATGCCTATCACTGGATATTTGCCACTCAATGTGAGGAAGCTGATTACACCTGTGGAGTTATCACAGCTGAAACCACGGTATAAAGGATCACCACAGTCTGGTCCGCTGCTCAGAGGATAAGGTATCTGGTTCAGAAAACATGGCTGACAGTTTCGTGTGGATTCTGTAACAAATACATAGAAAAGCTTCAGTAAATAACTCCGGTAGATTCTTCCCCAAGATGTCGGAGAATTAATATAGAAAACTGTGGGCTATCTGGCAACTGATTATGTGGCACGCCTTATTGATTGAATTGTAGAGCTTGTTATATTGTATGGTTTGAAAGGTTTGGGTTGAACCTGCGGTTAATCTTACTAAAACAATACATCTGTTGCAGAAATTTGACTCGAGAGATATCCTATGACAATacatttttgtttaaattttagCATATTTAACGAGCTGCATAAACATTAActaatatgattcaaaattacTTGTGTCTGGTGCACGAATGGAGATCCGGTTATCATCACGATTGTCACCAATCTGGAGATTTGTAAGATCTTGCGTCCATATCCAACAATATAGATGATTATCACCTGTTTCCCGGTTTGTGCTATCATCGCTTCTGGACAAATACGCCCTGCATTTGCAATCACTTAGACACTCTCTCTCGCATGTTGTATTTTTCCCAGCTATATCAAATCGCTGTGCGTTGGTGCTCTCCACTTTCTTCACGGGCAAATGCAAAAATTGCTTCATTATATCAGCATCCTCTTGGCAACTTATGAACTCCTCCTTAACACAACCTCCCGAATACCGTCCTAAATCCCAGTCTTCCTTAAATTGA contains the following coding sequences:
- the LOC142506166 gene encoding AP-4 complex subunit sigma-like isoform X2, whose protein sequence is MGIRFVLMVNKQGQTRLAQYYEYLTLEERRALEGEIVRKCLVRTEQQCAFVKHRNYEIVYRRYASLFFLVGVDNEEVQVPSSINEALNEPKWKAVVFDDIKALEKNKTWHIANSAKTQPALDSSTTLDSK
- the LOC142506166 gene encoding AP-4 complex subunit sigma-like isoform X1 encodes the protein MGIRFVLMVNKQGQTRLAQYYEYLTLEERRALEGEIVRKCLVRTEQQCAFVKHRNYEIVYRRYASLFFLVGVDNEENELAILEFIHLLVETMDRHFGNVCELDIMFHLEKAHFMLEEMVMNGCIVETSKANILSPIQLMDKVA
- the LOC142505224 gene encoding G-type lectin S-receptor-like serine/threonine-protein kinase At4g03230 isoform X2; translation: MIINISIKMRSPFIFLVSYITLLSTVFHHLKCQARDSIISGGYPLTDGTGETLVSEGKRFELGFFTPDGNERGNRYIGIWYNYDQYPRTIVWVAGRDAPLPDNSGVFGIKDDGIVKLWIRDKLFWSAKNVANSKNLNRTLKLLDSGNLVLFDGGSSGASLWQSFDYPTDTFLPGMQMDGKSLTSWNSPGDPATGDYTFLQDQNVYSIKKISTDYYWKSHDAGSLNIYNDVPNYVDQMLGGLDQTSVQLFVDRRTYIRYNFSKHGVYNNVTRVLMNSSGLIQYFEGDDYGGWSLRWSEPNDRCKVYEPCGNSANCDSKSQPICQCLPGFKPQFKEDWDLGRYSGGCVKEEFISCQEDADIMKQFLHLPVKKVESTNAQRFDIAGKNTTCERECLSDCKCRAYLSRSDDSTNRETGDNHLYCWIWTQDLTNLQIGDNRDDNRISIRAPDTKSTRNCQPCFLNQIPYPLSSGPDCGDPLYRGFSCDNSTGNISIQNLKLDQSSPFTVTNPCYIEPGNAIRNVQVGNQIEISWRIPMEPMCNYSGDCKDWPNSYCQDKGDGQKRCYCNRGYKWEEPSVSCINASTNIEGGPENKKHMKYVIVSVVSVAGIVLILCCLNIVRRTRLFKGEGNIEKEPVIFSHEYEGPVDDLMNIEKDSTKAIDVPFYSLDIVSSSTDKFSEANKLGRGGFGPVYKGKFPGGQEIAVKRLSSCSGQGIKEFQNEVVLISKLQHRNLVRLLGYSLNKHEKLLLYEYMPNRSLDAFIFDQENRLLLDWKKRFDIILGIARGLLYLHQDSRLRVIHRDLKTSNILLDENMNPKISDFGLARIVEGRAEASTKNVIGTLGYMSPEYALEGKFSTKSDVFSFGVVLLEIVSGKKNTGFYNPEHVLNLLRYAWILWTENKALDLTDPTLVETCDASQVMKCINIGLLCVQEDPGDRPTMSNVVVMLDSETSPLPPPTQPAFVVRRRLSVASSSSSSKPETISNNELTITMDEGR
- the LOC142505224 gene encoding G-type lectin S-receptor-like serine/threonine-protein kinase At4g03230 isoform X1 produces the protein MIINISIKMRSPFIFLVSYITLLSTVFHHLKCQARDSIISGGYPLTDGTGETLVSEGKRFELGFFTPDGNERGNRYIGIWYNYDQYPRTIVWVAGRDAPLPDNSGVFGIKDDGIVKLWIRDKLFWSAKNVANSKNLNRTLKLLDSGNLVLFDGGSSGASLWQSFDYPTDTFLPGMQMDGKSLTSWNSPGDPATGDYTFLQDQNVYSIKKISTDYYWKSHDAGSLNIYNDVPNYVDQMLGGLDQTSVQLFVDRRTYIRYNFSKHGVYNNVTRVLMNSSGLIQYFEGDDYGGWSLRWSEPNDRCKVYEPCGNSANCDSKSQPICQCLPGFKPQFKEDWDLGRYSGGCVKEEFISCQEDADIMKQFLHLPVKKVESTNAQRFDIAGKNTTCERECLSDCKCRAYLSRSDDSTNRETGDNHLYCWIWTQDLTNLQIGDNRDDNRISIRAPDTKSTRNCQPCFLNQIPYPLSSGPDCGDPLYRGFSCDNSTGVISFLTLSGKYPVIGIHKATNSFVIQYNSEGDIGCKTGNISIQNLKLDQSSPFTVTNPCYIEPGNAIRNVQVGNQIEISWRIPMEPMCNYSGDCKDWPNSYCQDKGDGQKRCYCNRGYKWEEPSVSCINASTNIEGGPENKKHMKYVIVSVVSVAGIVLILCCLNIVRRTRLFKGEGNIEKEPVIFSHEYEGPVDDLMNIEKDSTKAIDVPFYSLDIVSSSTDKFSEANKLGRGGFGPVYKGKFPGGQEIAVKRLSSCSGQGIKEFQNEVVLISKLQHRNLVRLLGYSLNKHEKLLLYEYMPNRSLDAFIFDQENRLLLDWKKRFDIILGIARGLLYLHQDSRLRVIHRDLKTSNILLDENMNPKISDFGLARIVEGRAEASTKNVIGTLGYMSPEYALEGKFSTKSDVFSFGVVLLEIVSGKKNTGFYNPEHVLNLLRYAWILWTENKALDLTDPTLVETCDASQVMKCINIGLLCVQEDPGDRPTMSNVVVMLDSETSPLPPPTQPAFVVRRRLSVASSSSSSKPETISNNELTITMDEGR